The sequence GCTATTAAAGGTGTATATGCCATCGGGGATGGTGCTGGTATTACAAGAGGATTAATGCAAGCCTCAATCAGTGGTGTTATTACTGCTCAAAATATAATAAATCAAAAAAGACCTTCATAGGTCTTTTTAAATTGATGATAACAATAACACAAATAAGAATAGTGTAATTATTACAATAAACCATATATAAAACCATTGTTTGGCAGTATCACCTTTTTTATTTGCCTCAACTGATTTTTTAATAAGTAAATACACAATTGATGGTATTCCAATTAAAATTAATATAAATACTGGACTTATAAATGCCATACTACACCCCACTTTTAAATTATAATAATATTTTACTACAAAATATTATTTTTAACAACTTTATACTCCACCAACTTGATCTTTATACCTTAAAATTGTTTTTCTTAAAAAATCAACAGGTATTACAGTAGAAGCTAATAATATCATAACAAATAATTCTTTTATAGTTAATCCTGATGTTCTAAATAATGTTCCTCCATAATAAATCAAAAATAACTGAACCACAATAATAAGCAGTAATACCATAATAAAAATTTTGTTTTTTAAAAGATTTGCTAAAATATTAAGGCGATTTGTTCTAGCATTAAAACTATTAAATATTCCAATAAAAATAAATAACCCAAAGAAAGCTGTCATTATATAAATATCATCAAGTCTAAAAAATGAGTGAAGCAATGAAGATTTCAAAAATATAATACATAATAACGAAGAATAAATTCCAGTAAATAATATTTCTCCCATCATATAATCGTTTATAATTGACTCATCTTTCTTCTTAGGATATTCTTTCATATATTCCTTTAATGGTGGTTCAAACGAGAAAGCTAATCCTGCTAAAGTATCCATAACCATATTTATCCACAACATTTGAATAACAGTAACTGGTGTATCTACCCCAATAAACGGTCCTATAATTGATAAACTTACAGCACACAAATTAACTGTTAATTGAAATATTATAAATTTTCTAATACTTTTAAAAATAGTTCTTCCAAATAATATCGACGAAACAATTGACATAAAACTATCATCAAGTATAACAATATCACTAGCTTCTTTAGCTACTTCTGTGCCACTTCCCATACCAAACCCAACATCAGCCTTTTTGATAGCAGGAGCATCATTTACTCCGTCTCCTGTCATACCAACAACTAAATCTAAAGATTGACAAATTCTAACTAATCTACTTTTATCAGTAGGTAATGCCCTAGCTACAATTTTTATTTTAGGTAATTTTTCACCTATATCTTCATCAGTCATTTGATCTAATTCATCACTAGTTAAAACAAGATCATCATTACTTTCTATTAATCCAACTTCTTTACCAATATTATAGGCTGTTTCTTTATTATCACCAGTTATCATGACAATTTGAATATGAGCATCTTTTACCATTTGTACTGCACTTACTGCATCTTCTCTAAGTTCATCTTTTATTAATACCATTCCTACTAGGGTAACACACTTTTTATTAGTATAAGTTCCCATTACAAGAACCCTTATTCCTTGTTTAGTTTTTTCATTTATGAAATTATTTATTTCTCTTTTGTTATATAAAGTTCTTACTCTTCCGTTGTCATCATAATAACTTGTACAAAAAGGCAATATTTTTTCAGGAGCTCCTTTAATGTAATTAACATCATCAATGGTGGTAATAGAATATTTATTTTTACTATTAAAAGGAACAGTTTTAGTTTTCTTTATGGATAAACTCGTCTTAGCAAACATTAGTAATGCTCGATCTGTAATGTTTCCTCCAATAGCTTTCCCCTCTTCTAGACTACTTGCATT comes from Candidatus Margulisiibacteriota bacterium and encodes:
- a CDS encoding calcium-translocating P-type ATPase, PMCA-type, whose product is MNGLNDKDVVESRKKYGSNEIKSKKRNTFLGLLIESLGDPIIRILLIALGIKTIFLLKDFDWYETIGIVIAIFLASFISSISEYGSEKAFDKLQEESSKVKCRVKRNNKIMEIKIDEVVVNDIVILESGDKIPADGIIVEGNISVDESSLNGETKEIYKEKNDTVFRGTVVYSNYALMKVNHVGNATFYGKLAEEIQEKQVDSPLKIRLRKLAQLISKCGYVGAFLVSFSYLFSVIVIDNGFIISEIVETITNPSEIIGHILYALTLSVTIIVVAVPEGLPMMITLVLSSNMKKMLKKNILVRKLVGIETAGSLNILFTDKTGTLTKGKLEVVEFISGSLKRYKNIEEIKKANLYEIAKLSLIGNNASSLEEGKAIGGNITDRALLMFAKTSLSIKKTKTVPFNSKNKYSITTIDDVNYIKGAPEKILPFCTSYYDDNGRVRTLYNKREINNFINEKTKQGIRVLVMGTYTNKKCVTLVGMVLIKDELREDAVSAVQMVKDAHIQIVMITGDNKETAYNIGKEVGLIESNDDLVLTSDELDQMTDEDIGEKLPKIKIVARALPTDKSRLVRICQSLDLVVGMTGDGVNDAPAIKKADVGFGMGSGTEVAKEASDIVILDDSFMSIVSSILFGRTIFKSIRKFIIFQLTVNLCAVSLSIIGPFIGVDTPVTVIQMLWINMVMDTLAGLAFSFEPPLKEYMKEYPKKKDESIINDYMMGEILFTGIYSSLLCIIFLKSSLLHSFFRLDDIYIMTAFFGLFIFIGIFNSFNARTNRLNILANLLKNKIFIMVLLLIIVVQLFLIYYGGTLFRTSGLTIKELFVMILLASTVIPVDFLRKTILRYKDQVGGV